One Actinoplanes missouriensis 431 DNA segment encodes these proteins:
- a CDS encoding P1 family peptidase has protein sequence MKPQLLTAWAGHWTGDGTGVTVILPPPGTVGSGEVRGGAPATREFALLDPIRTVDRVDAVVLSGGSAFGLSAADGVMEVLRARGLGFPTPLGPVPIVVGMSIFDASVAATPPTASAGRDAALAAFRGDTFTSGTVGAGAGATSGKWRGGVAPGGLGVAHGRCGDASIAVVAVANPWGDVIGADGSPLFVTGGGGEPVSDPFGMTNTTIAVVLTDAALTKTECQLLAQSGHTGFARALYPAHSRFDGDAVVALSTGDLTADLDMLRVVAADVTAAAIRAAADR, from the coding sequence ATGAAACCGCAACTGCTGACCGCGTGGGCCGGGCACTGGACCGGTGACGGCACCGGCGTGACCGTGATCCTCCCGCCGCCGGGCACCGTCGGTTCCGGCGAGGTGCGCGGCGGAGCCCCCGCCACCAGGGAGTTCGCCCTGCTCGACCCGATCCGGACGGTCGACCGGGTGGACGCCGTGGTGCTCTCCGGCGGCTCCGCGTTCGGCCTCTCCGCCGCCGACGGCGTGATGGAGGTGCTGCGCGCCCGCGGCCTGGGCTTTCCCACCCCGCTCGGCCCGGTCCCCATCGTCGTCGGTATGTCGATCTTCGACGCCTCGGTCGCGGCCACGCCACCCACCGCGTCGGCCGGCCGCGATGCCGCGCTCGCCGCCTTCCGCGGCGACACATTCACATCGGGTACGGTCGGAGCAGGCGCCGGCGCAACATCCGGCAAATGGCGGGGCGGCGTGGCGCCCGGCGGTCTCGGCGTGGCACACGGCCGCTGCGGCGACGCGTCGATAGCGGTGGTGGCCGTGGCGAACCCGTGGGGCGACGTGATCGGCGCCGACGGCAGTCCGCTGTTCGTCACCGGCGGAGGCGGCGAGCCGGTGTCCGACCCGTTCGGCATGACCAACACGACGATCGCGGTGGTGCTGACCGATGCGGCCCTGACCAAGACGGAGTGCCAGTTGCTGGCGCAGAGCGGGCACACGGGTTTCGCGAGGGCGTTGTACCCGGCCCATTCGCGCTTCGACGGCGACGCGGTGGTGGCCCTCTCCACCGGCGATCTGACAGCCGACCTGGACATGCTGAGAGTGGTGGCGGCCGACGTGACAGCAGCCGCCATCCGCGCGGCCGCCGACCGTTGA
- a CDS encoding TIGR03617 family F420-dependent LLM class oxidoreductase: protein MLVDFAAPVAASPAEAETAAVSAEQVGYDGFLAAETKHDVFTTLALVARATSQISLQSAIAVAFARNPMNVAVLANDLQLISEGRFRLGLGSQVKPHIERRFAMPWSRPAARMEEFVGALRAIWHSWATGDRLMFRGEFYKHTLMTDFFNPGPNPFGNPPVEVAAVGERMITTAGRVADGLLVHPLTSPAYLRGRILPCLRDARGGSLDGFTLQMSAMVVLGADPAARARAEQAVRGQIAFYASTPAYRPVLELHGWGDLADRLTALSRRQQWGEMAAEITDDVLDAFAVAGDAAAVAAGLKDRFGTAIDRVSLYTPYEADRYQIAAVRSAIRA, encoded by the coding sequence ATGTTGGTTGACTTCGCCGCGCCGGTCGCGGCCTCACCGGCCGAGGCAGAGACGGCCGCCGTGTCGGCGGAGCAGGTCGGCTATGACGGATTCTTGGCGGCCGAGACCAAGCACGACGTCTTCACGACGCTCGCCCTCGTCGCGCGCGCGACCTCCCAGATCAGCCTGCAGAGCGCGATCGCCGTCGCTTTCGCCCGGAACCCGATGAATGTCGCGGTCCTCGCCAACGATCTCCAGCTGATCAGCGAGGGCCGGTTCCGGCTCGGGCTCGGGTCGCAGGTCAAACCACACATCGAGCGACGCTTCGCGATGCCGTGGAGCCGCCCGGCCGCGCGGATGGAGGAGTTCGTGGGCGCGCTGCGAGCGATCTGGCACTCGTGGGCGACCGGCGACCGGCTGATGTTCCGCGGCGAGTTCTACAAGCACACGCTGATGACCGACTTCTTCAACCCGGGACCGAATCCGTTCGGCAATCCGCCGGTCGAGGTCGCGGCGGTCGGCGAGCGGATGATCACGACGGCCGGGCGCGTGGCGGATGGTCTGCTCGTGCACCCGCTGACCAGTCCGGCATATCTGCGGGGGCGGATCCTGCCGTGTCTTCGCGACGCGCGCGGTGGCAGCCTCGACGGGTTCACCCTGCAGATGAGCGCCATGGTGGTGCTCGGCGCGGACCCGGCAGCGCGGGCCCGCGCCGAGCAGGCGGTACGCGGGCAGATCGCCTTCTACGCGTCCACTCCGGCCTACCGTCCCGTGCTCGAGCTGCACGGATGGGGCGATCTCGCGGACCGGCTCACCGCGCTGTCACGGCGCCAGCAGTGGGGGGAGATGGCCGCGGAGATCACCGACGACGTGCTCGACGCGTTCGCGGTGGCGGGCGACGCGGCAGCGGTGGCCGCCGGCTTGAAGGACCGCTTCGGTACGGCGATTGATCGCGTTTCGCTGTATACGCCGTACGAGGCGGACCGCTACCAGATCGCCGCCGTCCGATCCGCCATCCGCGCGTGA
- a CDS encoding DUF427 domain-containing protein, whose amino-acid sequence MTGKPRLQPGPDHPITIKPSTDRVVVTVAGKVVADTRNALLVQEANYPPVRYVPLTDVDQSLLERTATTSYCPYKGEAGYYSIPAGGEKSVDAIWEYTAPYDAVAPITNHVAFYPDRVDSIDVTRD is encoded by the coding sequence ATGACCGGGAAGCCGCGGCTGCAGCCAGGACCGGACCACCCGATCACGATCAAGCCCAGCACCGACCGGGTCGTCGTGACGGTCGCCGGCAAGGTGGTCGCCGACACCCGCAACGCGCTGCTGGTGCAGGAGGCGAACTATCCGCCGGTGCGGTATGTGCCGCTGACCGACGTGGATCAGTCCCTGCTGGAGCGGACCGCGACGACGAGTTACTGCCCGTACAAGGGTGAGGCCGGGTACTACTCGATCCCGGCCGGCGGGGAGAAGTCGGTGGATGCGATCTGGGAGTACACCGCGCCGTATGACGCGGTCGCGCCGATCACCAATCACGTGGCGTTCTATCCGGACCGGGTGGATTCGATCGACGTCACGCGCGATTAG
- a CDS encoding aminoacyl-tRNA deacylase, whose translation MSTPAIEAAAAAGIPHEVVRHGPVSSVEEAARVQGVEVRDLVKTLVVRRAEGEYLFVLVPGDRSISWPKLRTLLGVNRLSMPDAATAKDATGYERGTITPFGSATAWPVIADERTRGRTISLGAGERGLGLRVAADAAIKALSGTFADVTD comes from the coding sequence GTGTCGACCCCCGCGATCGAAGCCGCAGCCGCCGCCGGAATCCCCCACGAGGTGGTCCGTCACGGGCCGGTGAGCAGCGTCGAGGAGGCCGCCCGGGTGCAGGGTGTCGAGGTCCGTGACCTGGTCAAGACGCTTGTCGTGCGCCGGGCCGAGGGCGAGTACCTGTTCGTGCTCGTCCCCGGCGACCGGTCGATCTCGTGGCCGAAACTGCGCACCCTGCTCGGTGTGAACCGGCTCTCCATGCCGGACGCCGCGACCGCCAAGGACGCCACCGGTTACGAGCGCGGCACGATCACGCCGTTCGGCTCGGCGACGGCGTGGCCGGTGATCGCCGACGAACGCACCCGGGGGCGGACGATCAGCCTCGGCGCGGGGGAGCGCGGCCTGGGACTGCGGGTCGCGGCTGACGCCGCGATCAAAGCCCTTTCCGGTACGTTCGCCGACGTCACCGATTAG
- a CDS encoding SDR family oxidoreductase yields MTTIAVTGATGHLGRLVVDALIARGATPRDIVATVRDTAKAADLAARGVQVREADYDRPETLAAAFAGVDRLLLISGNEVGKRLPQHTAVIDAAKAAGVGFVAYTSLLRAGSSPLGLAPEHKGTEEKLAATGIPHALLRNGWYTENYAGSIAGALATGAIAGSAGDGRIAAATRADYAEAAAAVLLAGNPGVYELGGEPFTMSELAAEVAKQSGKPVSYQNLPVAEYQKVLVGAGLPDGYAQMLAETDGLIVDGHLDTGSDDLAKLIGRPVTPLSDAVAAALKG; encoded by the coding sequence ATGACCACCATCGCCGTCACCGGTGCCACCGGCCACCTCGGCCGCCTCGTCGTCGACGCGCTGATCGCGCGGGGCGCCACCCCCCGCGACATCGTCGCCACGGTGCGCGACACCGCCAAGGCCGCCGACCTCGCGGCGCGCGGCGTGCAGGTGCGCGAGGCCGACTACGACCGGCCGGAGACCCTGGCCGCCGCGTTCGCAGGCGTCGACCGGCTCCTGCTGATCTCCGGCAACGAGGTGGGCAAGCGGCTCCCGCAGCACACCGCCGTGATCGACGCGGCGAAGGCAGCCGGCGTCGGCTTCGTGGCCTACACCAGCCTGCTGCGCGCCGGCAGCAGCCCGCTCGGCCTCGCCCCCGAGCACAAGGGCACCGAGGAGAAGCTGGCCGCGACGGGCATCCCGCACGCGCTGCTGCGCAACGGCTGGTACACCGAGAACTACGCGGGCAGCATCGCCGGGGCGCTCGCCACCGGCGCCATCGCGGGCAGCGCCGGCGACGGCCGGATCGCCGCCGCCACCCGGGCCGACTACGCCGAGGCGGCGGCTGCGGTGCTGCTCGCCGGCAACCCTGGCGTCTACGAGCTGGGCGGCGAGCCGTTCACCATGTCCGAGCTGGCCGCCGAGGTGGCGAAGCAGAGCGGCAAGCCGGTGTCGTACCAGAACCTGCCGGTCGCCGAGTATCAGAAGGTGCTGGTCGGCGCGGGTCTGCCGGACGGCTACGCGCAGATGCTCGCGGAGACCGACGGCCTGATCGTCGACGGACACCTGGACACCGGCAGCGACGACCTGGCGAAGCTGATCGGCCGCCCGGTGACGCCGCTGTCCGACGCCGTCGCGGCAGCGCTCAAGGGCTGA
- a CDS encoding winged helix-turn-helix transcriptional regulator — translation MSDPVDDLIPSVFARDCASRGVLTDVTGRWGTLALAALHEGSFRFNALRRKVDGVSEKMLAQTLQSLERDGLVRREVQATIPPRVEYSLTDLGQRVAAQLVNLIELLEGEINTMRAAQEQYDELR, via the coding sequence ATGAGCGACCCGGTTGATGACCTGATCCCGAGCGTCTTCGCCCGTGACTGCGCGTCCCGGGGCGTGCTGACCGACGTGACCGGCCGCTGGGGCACCCTCGCTCTCGCCGCCCTGCACGAGGGGTCGTTCCGATTCAACGCGCTGCGCCGCAAGGTCGACGGCGTGAGCGAGAAGATGCTCGCCCAGACGCTTCAGTCGCTGGAACGCGACGGCCTGGTCCGGCGCGAGGTGCAGGCCACCATCCCGCCGCGGGTGGAGTACAGCCTGACCGATCTCGGACAACGCGTCGCCGCCCAGCTGGTAAACCTGATCGAACTGCTGGAGGGTGAGATCAACACCATGCGAGCGGCGCAGGAACAGTACGACGAGCTGAGATAA
- a CDS encoding UBP-type zinc finger domain-containing protein, whose protein sequence is MSTSIQTDVPPSGTGCAECLETGGWWFHLRRCAECGHIGCCDTSPSQHATAHYRSTGHPIIQSFEPGEDWFWDYATEEAGSGPELAPPTSRPESQTVPGPAEAVPADWRSKIHR, encoded by the coding sequence GTGAGCACTTCTATTCAGACCGACGTCCCGCCCTCCGGCACCGGCTGCGCCGAGTGTCTCGAGACCGGCGGATGGTGGTTCCATCTGCGCCGATGCGCCGAGTGCGGCCACATCGGCTGCTGCGACACCTCGCCGTCCCAGCACGCCACGGCCCACTACCGGAGCACCGGGCACCCGATCATCCAGTCCTTCGAGCCGGGAGAGGACTGGTTCTGGGACTACGCGACCGAGGAGGCCGGCAGCGGTCCCGAGCTCGCCCCGCCGACCAGCCGGCCCGAGTCGCAGACGGTCCCCGGACCGGCCGAGGCGGTTCCGGCGGATTGGCGCAGCAAGATCCATCGGTGA
- a CDS encoding methyl-accepting chemotaxis protein — MRGLQNIGTAKRLGAIVATGAIALGAMATITLTGQDRLADQAEEIRSLEAGLAALNHLNNRQSELKVDAYRSALGHDVSGDVKDDVQSAVEAADAVVTSGLPSSIVTEFNGYRGDFDDFNTFISEFVTAGVADPSSVVNRTDEIAERNDTTDGELDKLTETVETQVEAQKAEMASTKSSVRNTAIIVALLALALLIGMAVPMVRSILNPIRKLGVVIDALDRGDLTVRSGITSRDELGTMAAGLDRSLDKVQTSMQTIAKDADKLATASTQLAAVSGQIADAVDNTDRQSSSATVEADEISRNVQTVAAGSEEMGLSIREISRNAADAAQVASIAVSEAASASEAIRKLGESSAEIGNVIKLITSIAEQTNLLALNATIEAARAGDAGKGFAVVASEVKDLAQETARATEDIGSRVNAIQQDTGGAVEVINRISEVIAQINDFQTTIASAVEEQTATTGEMARSIAEVAAGSSRIAANISDVSSASAATVGGVAQTREASEEVSRTAEELRGLVGAFKF; from the coding sequence ATGCGCGGCTTACAGAACATCGGCACAGCCAAGAGGCTTGGTGCCATCGTCGCCACGGGCGCCATCGCCCTCGGGGCGATGGCAACGATCACGTTGACCGGCCAGGACAGGCTGGCCGACCAAGCCGAGGAGATCCGCAGCCTGGAAGCCGGCCTCGCCGCGCTCAACCACCTGAACAACAGGCAGAGCGAGCTCAAGGTCGACGCGTACCGGTCCGCCCTCGGGCACGACGTCAGCGGTGACGTGAAGGACGACGTGCAGTCGGCCGTCGAGGCCGCCGACGCGGTGGTCACGTCCGGTCTGCCGTCGTCCATCGTGACCGAGTTCAATGGCTACCGAGGCGACTTCGACGACTTCAACACGTTCATCAGCGAGTTCGTGACGGCCGGTGTGGCCGACCCGTCCTCGGTGGTGAACCGCACCGACGAGATCGCCGAGCGCAACGACACGACCGACGGCGAGCTGGACAAGCTGACCGAGACGGTGGAGACCCAGGTCGAGGCGCAGAAGGCCGAGATGGCCAGCACCAAGTCGTCGGTCCGGAACACCGCGATCATCGTGGCGCTCCTCGCGCTGGCCCTGCTGATCGGCATGGCGGTCCCGATGGTCCGCTCGATCCTGAACCCGATCCGCAAGCTCGGCGTCGTGATCGACGCCCTGGACCGGGGTGACCTCACCGTGCGCAGCGGCATCACCAGCCGCGACGAGCTCGGCACGATGGCCGCCGGCCTGGACCGATCGCTCGACAAGGTGCAGACCTCGATGCAGACCATCGCCAAGGACGCCGACAAGCTGGCGACCGCGTCGACCCAGCTCGCCGCCGTGTCCGGCCAGATCGCCGACGCCGTCGACAACACCGACCGGCAGAGCAGCTCGGCCACCGTCGAGGCCGACGAGATCTCCCGCAACGTGCAGACCGTCGCCGCCGGCTCCGAGGAGATGGGCCTGTCGATCCGCGAGATCTCCCGCAACGCGGCCGACGCCGCCCAGGTCGCCTCCATCGCGGTCTCCGAGGCCGCTTCCGCCTCCGAGGCCATCCGCAAGCTCGGCGAGTCGTCCGCCGAGATCGGCAACGTCATCAAGCTCATCACCAGCATCGCCGAGCAGACCAACCTGCTCGCCCTCAACGCCACCATCGAGGCCGCGCGGGCCGGCGACGCCGGCAAGGGCTTCGCGGTCGTCGCCTCCGAGGTCAAGGACCTGGCCCAGGAGACCGCCCGCGCCACCGAGGACATCGGCTCCCGGGTGAACGCCATCCAGCAGGACACCGGTGGCGCGGTCGAGGTCATCAACCGCATCTCCGAGGTCATCGCCCAGATCAACGACTTCCAGACCACGATCGCCTCGGCGGTCGAGGAGCAGACCGCCACCACCGGCGAGATGGCCCGCAGCATCGCCGAGGTGGCCGCCGGCTCCAGCCGGATCGCTGCCAACATCAGCGACGTCTCGTCGGCGAGCGCGGCCACCGTCGGTGGCGTCGCGCAGACCCGCGAGGCCAGCGAGGAGGTCTCGCGCACCGCTGAGGAACTGCGCGGCCTGGTCGGCGCGTTCAAGTTCTAA
- a CDS encoding GGDEF domain-containing protein, whose translation MRTAIDDSLRSRRRTIETAALVSRSIGLIYTIVYVAGVGSWAPPHISSGMQVVCWLGIAAMSTANVLAWFGRRRPQSRWYSPFSAVQIALDTLTIVAFVVVSTRETSQATWPLLGLTITIAAIRHRLLGAVLVYLVTTVAFAVMAPESARHDIAFVAGIDLMLAVITGTQSTAFSRQLLTLQETRQALHHQAHHDALTGLPNRSQLAEYAASRSGQPMAVLLLDLNGFKQVNDHHGHAAGDQLLHEVGVRLRGALGAGGLADDLSDDGRGDLAGRLGGDEFLVLLPDADADRAAQVAGRIREAIRRPIRIAGDREVTVGVSIGVALRPAGADTTLDTLTAEADGEMYQEKRARNLAA comes from the coding sequence ATGCGGACCGCGATCGACGACTCACTCCGGTCCCGTCGCCGCACCATCGAGACCGCCGCCCTGGTGTCCCGCAGCATCGGACTGATCTACACGATCGTCTACGTGGCCGGGGTCGGCAGCTGGGCACCCCCGCACATCAGCTCGGGGATGCAGGTCGTCTGCTGGCTCGGCATCGCCGCGATGTCCACGGCGAACGTGCTCGCCTGGTTCGGGCGCCGCCGGCCGCAGTCCCGCTGGTACTCCCCGTTCAGCGCCGTGCAGATCGCCCTCGACACGCTCACCATCGTGGCGTTCGTGGTCGTCTCCACGCGCGAGACCTCGCAGGCCACCTGGCCGTTGCTCGGCCTCACCATCACGATCGCCGCGATCCGGCACCGCCTGCTCGGTGCCGTGCTGGTCTACCTGGTGACGACCGTGGCGTTCGCCGTGATGGCGCCGGAATCGGCTCGGCACGACATCGCCTTCGTCGCCGGCATCGACCTGATGCTCGCCGTGATCACCGGAACCCAGTCGACCGCCTTCTCCCGGCAGCTCCTCACGTTGCAGGAGACCCGGCAGGCGCTGCACCACCAGGCCCACCACGACGCGCTGACGGGTCTGCCCAACCGCAGCCAGCTCGCCGAGTACGCGGCGTCGCGCTCCGGGCAGCCGATGGCCGTGCTGCTGCTCGACCTGAACGGGTTCAAGCAGGTGAACGATCATCATGGGCACGCGGCGGGGGATCAGCTGCTGCACGAGGTCGGTGTGCGGCTGCGTGGGGCGCTGGGCGCCGGGGGCCTGGCGGATGATCTCTCCGACGACGGCCGCGGCGATCTCGCCGGGCGTCTCGGGGGCGACGAGTTCCTGGTGCTGCTCCCGGACGCGGACGCGGACCGGGCCGCGCAGGTGGCCGGCCGCATCCGCGAGGCGATCCGCCGCCCGATCCGCATCGCCGGGGACCGCGAGGTGACCGTGGGGGTGAGCATCGGCGTGGCCCTGCGCCCGGCCGGTGCCGACACGACTCTCGACACGCTGACCGCAGAGGCAGACGGCGAGATGTACCAGGAGAAACGCGCCCGCAACCTGGCCGCCTGA
- a CDS encoding CaiB/BaiF CoA transferase family protein produces the protein MSSDREGPLHGIKVVELAGLAPGPFGCMILADLGADVVLVDRPGGTGLPGPLQRSRRVVTLDLKSDEGREALLSLIAQADVLVEGYRPGVAERLGFGPDACLELNPRLVYGRMTGWGQTGPLAAAAGHDIDYLAIAGALEPLGRPGQPPHAPINLLADFAGGGMLLAVGILAALHERERSQRGQVVDAAMVDGSALLMTFLHGMIAGGMWRGGRGENLLDGGAPFYDTYRASDGGYLAVGALEPQFYAALLQGLGLAEANLPAQMNRSEWPELRRIFTERFATRTRDEWAAVFAELDACVSPVLTPAEAAEHPHNAIRGTFVEVNGVRQPAPAPRFARTPAAVPSAPQETTVSEVLTSWK, from the coding sequence GTGTCCTCTGACCGTGAAGGGCCATTGCACGGAATCAAGGTCGTCGAACTCGCCGGCCTCGCCCCCGGCCCGTTCGGCTGCATGATCCTCGCCGACCTCGGCGCCGACGTCGTCCTGGTCGACCGCCCGGGCGGAACCGGACTGCCCGGTCCGCTGCAGCGCAGCCGCCGCGTCGTCACGCTCGACCTCAAGAGCGACGAGGGACGCGAAGCGCTGCTCAGCCTCATCGCACAGGCAGATGTCCTGGTCGAGGGCTACCGGCCGGGGGTCGCCGAGCGTCTCGGCTTCGGCCCCGACGCCTGCCTCGAGCTCAACCCCCGACTGGTGTACGGGCGGATGACCGGCTGGGGCCAGACCGGTCCGCTGGCCGCTGCCGCGGGACACGACATCGACTACCTGGCCATCGCCGGCGCCCTCGAACCGTTGGGCAGGCCCGGGCAGCCCCCGCACGCGCCGATCAACCTGCTGGCCGATTTTGCCGGTGGCGGCATGCTGCTGGCCGTCGGCATCCTGGCCGCCCTGCACGAACGGGAGCGCTCTCAGCGGGGTCAGGTCGTGGACGCCGCGATGGTGGACGGGTCGGCGCTGCTCATGACGTTCCTGCACGGCATGATCGCGGGCGGCATGTGGCGGGGCGGGCGCGGGGAGAACCTGCTCGACGGCGGGGCGCCGTTCTACGACACGTATCGGGCGTCGGACGGCGGCTATCTCGCGGTCGGCGCGCTGGAACCGCAGTTCTACGCGGCTCTGCTGCAAGGGCTGGGACTCGCCGAGGCGAATCTGCCGGCCCAGATGAACCGGTCCGAGTGGCCGGAGCTGCGGCGGATCTTCACCGAGCGGTTCGCGACGCGGACCCGGGACGAGTGGGCAGCGGTCTTCGCTGAGCTGGACGCCTGCGTGAGCCCGGTGCTCACCCCGGCCGAAGCGGCGGAGCACCCGCACAACGCGATCCGCGGAACGTTCGTGGAGGTGAACGGGGTACGCCAGCCCGCGCCGGCGCCGCGTTTCGCCCGCACGCCGGCGGCGGTTCCGAGCGCGCCGCAGGAGACCACCGTGTCCGAGGTGCTGACCAGCTGGAAGTAG
- a CDS encoding acyl-CoA dehydrogenase family protein: protein MSTPGLDGYTEPWRKPEHDDLAELARTFFTKEVVPHAGRLEKQGHPDREHYLRAGELGLLGLSVPEQYGGGGGDFTHEAVLLHEQTLAGEGSLGIAVHSGIVTGYIRHYGTDEQKQQWLPGLVSGELIGAIGMTEPDGGSDVQAIRTRAVRNGDDYLVTGSKTFITNGYLADLLVLAVKTDQSAKAHGISLLICDLRNEPEGFRRGRTIEKIGLHSNDTAELFFDEMRVPAANLLGGAENLGFIQMMQQLPQERLVIAVGAVAAMQRAVELATAYAKERHAFGKPLLGHQNTRMVLADCATRTRASRIFLDDCIQRHGRGELDVATAAMAKLYLTEGQCEVVDRCLQIFGGYGYTTEYPIAKMYADARVQKIYGGTNEIMRELIARVL from the coding sequence ATGTCGACGCCTGGACTGGACGGCTACACCGAGCCGTGGCGCAAGCCGGAACACGATGACCTTGCCGAGCTGGCCCGCACCTTCTTCACCAAGGAGGTGGTCCCGCATGCCGGCCGCCTCGAGAAGCAGGGCCACCCGGACCGCGAGCACTACCTGCGCGCCGGCGAGCTCGGCCTGCTCGGCCTCTCGGTGCCGGAACAGTACGGCGGCGGAGGCGGCGACTTCACCCACGAAGCCGTGCTGTTGCACGAACAGACTCTGGCCGGCGAGGGTAGCCTCGGGATCGCCGTGCACAGCGGCATCGTCACGGGATACATCAGGCATTACGGGACGGACGAGCAGAAACAGCAGTGGCTGCCCGGTCTGGTCAGCGGCGAGCTGATCGGCGCCATCGGGATGACCGAGCCGGACGGCGGTTCGGACGTGCAGGCGATACGGACCCGTGCGGTCCGTAATGGCGACGACTACCTGGTCACCGGCTCCAAAACCTTCATCACCAATGGGTATCTGGCGGACTTATTGGTCCTGGCGGTGAAGACCGATCAGTCCGCTAAAGCCCATGGCATCTCGCTGCTGATCTGCGACCTGCGGAACGAGCCGGAGGGCTTCCGCCGGGGCCGCACGATCGAGAAGATCGGCCTGCACTCCAACGACACGGCAGAGCTGTTCTTCGATGAGATGCGGGTGCCGGCCGCCAACCTGCTGGGCGGCGCGGAAAACCTCGGCTTCATCCAGATGATGCAGCAGCTCCCCCAGGAGCGCCTGGTCATCGCCGTGGGCGCGGTCGCCGCGATGCAGCGTGCGGTGGAGCTGGCGACCGCGTACGCCAAGGAGCGTCACGCGTTCGGCAAGCCGCTGCTGGGTCACCAGAACACCCGGATGGTGCTGGCCGACTGCGCCACCCGTACCCGGGCATCTCGGATCTTTCTGGATGACTGCATCCAGCGCCACGGGCGTGGTGAGCTGGACGTGGCGACCGCCGCCATGGCGAAGCTCTATCTCACCGAGGGCCAGTGCGAGGTCGTCGACCGCTGCCTGCAGATTTTCGGCGGCTACGGGTACACCACCGAGTACCCGATCGCCAAGATGTATGCGGACGCTCGGGTCCAGAAGATCTACGGCGGCACGAACGAGATCATGAGGGAGCTGATCGCGCGTGTCCTCTGA